One genomic region from Zhongshania sp. R06B22 encodes:
- the ilvC gene encoding ketol-acid reductoisomerase: MGQNYFNSLPLRLQLQELGKCRFMDRSEFADGCEYLKGKKIVIIGCGSQGLNQGLNLRDSGLDVSYTLRAEAIADKRQSWKNATENGFAVGTYEELIPTADVVMNLTPDKQHTPVVNAVMPLMKEGACLDYAHGFNLVEEGMQIRKDITVVMMCPKCPGTEVREEYKRGFGVPTLIAVHRENDLKGEGMAIAKALASGTGGDRAGVLESSPIAEVKSDLMGEQTILCGMLQTGAILCFDKMVEQGIEAGYASKLIQYGWETVTEGLKYGGITNMMDRLSNPAKIKAFDLAEELKDIMRSLYEKHQDDIISGHFSKTMMEDWANDDKNLHGWRAATAETAFEKTPAGDVEISEQEYYDHGILLVAMCKAGVELAFECMVAAGMEPESAYYESLHETPLIANTIARRKLYEMNVVISDTAEYGCYLFDHACRPLLTDFMSKVSTDIIGKGLNTKDLGVDNQELITVNAAIRNHPVEVVGRRLRGYMTAMKKIV; encoded by the coding sequence ATGGGTCAGAATTACTTCAATAGCTTGCCGCTGCGTCTTCAGCTGCAAGAACTCGGCAAATGCCGCTTTATGGATCGCAGCGAATTTGCTGACGGCTGCGAATACTTGAAAGGCAAAAAGATTGTCATTATCGGCTGTGGCTCCCAGGGCCTCAACCAGGGCTTGAACCTGCGTGACTCTGGTTTGGACGTTTCCTACACACTGCGCGCAGAGGCGATTGCCGACAAACGCCAGAGCTGGAAAAACGCGACAGAGAACGGTTTTGCGGTTGGTACTTACGAAGAACTTATCCCCACCGCTGACGTGGTTATGAACCTAACCCCAGACAAGCAGCACACCCCTGTTGTTAACGCGGTTATGCCTTTAATGAAGGAAGGCGCCTGCCTAGATTACGCTCACGGCTTCAACCTTGTTGAAGAAGGCATGCAAATTCGTAAAGACATCACTGTTGTGATGATGTGCCCGAAGTGCCCGGGCACTGAAGTACGCGAAGAATACAAACGTGGCTTTGGGGTACCTACCTTGATCGCCGTTCATCGCGAAAACGATCTCAAAGGCGAGGGCATGGCTATTGCCAAGGCGCTGGCGTCTGGAACTGGCGGCGACCGCGCTGGTGTTCTGGAATCTTCACCAATCGCTGAAGTTAAGTCTGACCTGATGGGTGAACAAACCATCCTTTGCGGCATGCTGCAAACTGGCGCCATCCTGTGCTTCGACAAAATGGTTGAGCAAGGCATTGAAGCTGGCTACGCTTCGAAGCTGATTCAATACGGCTGGGAAACTGTCACTGAAGGCCTAAAGTATGGCGGCATTACCAATATGATGGACCGCCTGAGCAACCCTGCCAAAATCAAAGCGTTTGACTTGGCAGAAGAGCTAAAAGACATCATGCGCTCTTTATATGAAAAGCATCAGGACGACATCATCAGTGGCCACTTCTCCAAGACCATGATGGAAGACTGGGCTAATGACGACAAAAACCTTCACGGCTGGCGCGCAGCAACTGCCGAGACTGCATTTGAAAAGACCCCAGCAGGCGATGTTGAAATTAGTGAGCAGGAATACTACGACCACGGCATTTTGCTAGTGGCCATGTGTAAAGCCGGCGTAGAACTGGCGTTTGAATGCATGGTTGCAGCCGGCATGGAGCCAGAGTCTGCCTACTACGAGTCACTCCATGAAACACCGCTGATCGCCAACACTATTGCACGTCGTAAACTGTATGAAATGAACGTTGTTATTTCAGACACTGCAGAGTACGGCTGCTACCTGTTCGATCACGCCTGTCGTCCACTGCTCACCGATTTCATGAGCAAAGTCTCTACCGACATTATCGGCAAAGGCTTAAACACAAAAGACTTGGGCGTAGACAACCAAGAGCTGATTACCGTTAATGCCGCAATCCGCAACCACCCTGTTGAAGTGGTTGGTCGCAGATTGCGCGGCTACATGACTGCAATGAAGAAAATCGTTTAA
- the ilvY gene encoding HTH-type transcriptional activator IlvY, with the protein MNIKELETFIHLAQSLHFGRTGDAMHLSASAVSRSIMRLEDQAGVALFERDNRRVQLTAAGREFLRYAEQAVVNWQSVLQRLHIQGEALQGELGVYCSVTASYSVLSNILEVFRQRYPAIELKLHTGDQADAIERIVEGGEDVGITAKPKQLSSRLQYQELTRSPLRLLVPNIPCAVNEQIAAGDEILTPAVLSTLPFILPERGVARTLIEQWFRQQQIRPSVYAQVSGHEAIVSTVALGLGIGVVPELVLATSFLRERVRVIPVEPALPSMEVGMVVLQQRLSNPLVKAFWDCAKSSYSSQN; encoded by the coding sequence ATGAATATTAAAGAGCTAGAGACATTTATTCATCTTGCTCAGTCTTTGCATTTTGGTCGTACCGGCGATGCGATGCATTTAAGCGCTTCAGCCGTCAGCCGATCTATTATGCGTTTGGAGGATCAGGCGGGGGTGGCCTTATTCGAACGCGACAACCGGCGGGTGCAGCTAACTGCTGCTGGGCGCGAGTTTTTGCGTTATGCAGAGCAAGCTGTCGTTAACTGGCAGTCGGTATTGCAGCGTTTGCATATTCAGGGTGAGGCGCTGCAAGGGGAATTGGGGGTGTATTGCTCGGTCACCGCCTCTTATAGCGTGCTTAGTAATATTCTTGAGGTGTTTAGGCAGCGATACCCTGCGATAGAATTGAAATTGCATACAGGTGACCAGGCTGATGCCATAGAGCGTATTGTTGAGGGCGGAGAAGATGTTGGTATTACCGCAAAGCCCAAGCAGCTGTCATCGCGGCTGCAGTATCAGGAGTTAACGCGCTCTCCGCTGCGCTTGCTGGTACCGAATATTCCCTGCGCGGTAAATGAGCAAATTGCGGCTGGAGATGAAATTTTAACGCCGGCAGTGCTGTCGACTTTGCCCTTTATTTTACCTGAGCGGGGTGTGGCCAGAACCTTAATAGAGCAGTGGTTTCGTCAGCAGCAAATTAGACCGAGTGTCTATGCTCAAGTGAGCGGCCATGAAGCCATTGTTAGTACTGTTGCGCTTGGTCTTGGCATTGGCGTGGTGCCGGAATTGGTGTTGGCAACTAGTTTTTTACGCGAACGGGTGCGGGTGATTCCGGTGGAGCCGGCTTTGCCCAGTATGGAGGTGGGTATGGTAGTGTTACAGCAACGATTATCAAATCCCTTGGTCAAAGCGTTTTGGGATTGCGCCAAGTCATCGTACAGCTCCCAAAATTAA
- the pssA gene encoding CDP-diacylglycerol--serine O-phosphatidyltransferase — protein sequence MTEQPDSEKSKLSFEKEALLLIDDHEEEVSVDGKTVRKRGIYLLPNLFTTAALFSGFFAIISGMHGNFENAAIAIFAAMIFDGLDGRVARLMNAQSKFGAEYDSLADMVSFGVAPALVVFSWALVDLGKFGWAVSFIYVACAALRLARFNTQIETADKNYFTGLASPAAAAVMAGLVWVCAEEGWVEQGVHFELEVFAGLLMALCGLLMILNVPYSSFKGIDFRGRVPFVVMIAVVFIFGLVSVDPARVLLAAAMIYALSGPVQAVYRRFK from the coding sequence ATGACAGAACAACCGGACAGCGAGAAATCGAAATTAAGCTTTGAGAAAGAAGCCTTATTGCTGATCGATGACCATGAAGAAGAAGTGTCTGTTGATGGCAAGACCGTGCGCAAGCGCGGGATATACCTTTTGCCGAACCTGTTTACCACTGCAGCCCTGTTCTCTGGCTTCTTTGCGATTATCTCCGGTATGCATGGCAATTTCGAGAATGCAGCCATCGCCATCTTCGCAGCTATGATTTTTGATGGTTTAGACGGTCGTGTCGCTAGGCTGATGAACGCGCAGAGTAAATTTGGTGCCGAATACGATAGCTTGGCCGATATGGTCTCGTTTGGCGTGGCGCCGGCGCTGGTGGTGTTTAGCTGGGCTTTGGTTGATCTGGGTAAATTTGGCTGGGCGGTCTCCTTTATATACGTCGCCTGCGCTGCGCTGCGTTTGGCGCGCTTTAATACCCAAATAGAAACCGCAGATAAAAACTACTTTACCGGTCTGGCGAGTCCCGCTGCGGCAGCGGTCATGGCGGGTTTGGTGTGGGTTTGCGCTGAAGAGGGTTGGGTGGAGCAGGGCGTTCATTTTGAGTTGGAAGTGTTTGCCGGGCTGTTGATGGCCCTGTGTGGCTTGCTGATGATCCTTAATGTGCCATACAGCAGCTTTAAAGGCATCGATTTCCGCGGTAGGGTGCCCTTTGTGGTGATGATTGCCGTTGTCTTTATCTTTGGCTTGGTATCTGTAGATCCTGCGCGGGTCCTGTTGGCGGCAGCTATGATCTATGCCCTGTCTGGCCCCGTACAGGCAGTATACCGTCGATTTAAATGA
- the msrP gene encoding protein-methionine-sulfoxide reductase catalytic subunit MsrP: MLIRSPSDIPSSEITPESVYLKRRQFMQGLGAGAAVLGLGLPAAGFAASDDLRKALDFSPAIQAADNPFYTDEKAASFSDASSYNNFYEFGTDKTDPARYAHALTVDPWSVEVEGHVAKPGKYPLEDIMKLMTLEERIYRLRCVEAWSMVIPWVGFSLADFIKMFEPTFDAKYVEFTTLRRPREMKGQRSAFSTIDWPYTEGLRMDEAMNPLAFMSVGMYGKTLPNQNGAPIRLVVPWKYGFKSIKSIVKMRFTSVKPKTSWQGIAPREYGFYANVNPEVSHPRWSQAYERRLPSSLLRPNRIKTEMFNGYGEQVAGLYKGMNLRRFY; this comes from the coding sequence ATGCTTATTCGTTCACCCTCAGATATCCCCAGCAGTGAAATCACTCCAGAGAGCGTTTACCTCAAGCGCCGTCAGTTTATGCAGGGGCTTGGCGCGGGTGCGGCGGTCTTAGGTTTGGGATTGCCCGCAGCAGGTTTTGCGGCGAGTGATGATCTGCGTAAAGCCCTAGATTTTAGCCCTGCGATTCAAGCAGCGGATAATCCTTTTTATACCGATGAAAAAGCCGCTAGTTTTTCTGACGCTAGTAGTTATAACAACTTCTATGAATTCGGCACCGATAAAACCGATCCGGCTCGCTATGCTCATGCTCTGACCGTCGACCCTTGGTCTGTGGAGGTAGAGGGGCATGTTGCCAAGCCGGGCAAGTATCCCCTTGAAGATATTATGAAGTTAATGACTCTTGAGGAGCGCATCTATCGCTTGCGCTGTGTAGAGGCTTGGTCGATGGTGATTCCGTGGGTGGGTTTTTCGCTGGCCGACTTCATAAAAATGTTTGAACCCACTTTCGATGCTAAATACGTTGAATTCACGACCCTGCGTCGTCCGCGCGAGATGAAGGGCCAGCGGTCTGCCTTCAGTACAATAGACTGGCCTTATACCGAGGGCTTGCGAATGGACGAGGCCATGAACCCCTTGGCATTTATGAGTGTGGGGATGTATGGCAAAACCCTACCTAACCAAAATGGCGCGCCGATTCGTTTGGTTGTGCCTTGGAAGTATGGTTTTAAAAGTATCAAGTCTATTGTCAAAATGCGGTTTACTTCGGTTAAGCCCAAAACCAGTTGGCAGGGTATTGCCCCTAGAGAGTACGGCTTCTATGCCAATGTGAATCCAGAGGTCAGTCATCCCCGCTGGAGCCAAGCTTATGAGCGTCGCCTGCCAAGTAGCTTATTGCGGCCTAACCGGATCAAAACCGAAATGTTTAATGGCTATGGTGAGCAGGTCGCCGGCTTATATAAAGGCATGAATTTGCGTCGCTTCTACTAA